From a region of the Theobroma cacao cultivar B97-61/B2 chromosome 8, Criollo_cocoa_genome_V2, whole genome shotgun sequence genome:
- the LOC18591137 gene encoding F-box protein At1g47056, giving the protein MGQSASTAKLTSRRDCYHSQRSKSKSTALICPMQAEEAEDLDRRSIDGLSDFISDLPDECLACIFQSLSPGDRKRCSLVCWRWLRIEGQSRHRLSLNAQSDLHPLIPSIFSRFDAVTKLALKCDRRSVSIGDDALVLISERCRNLTRLKLRTCRNLTDAGMAAFAKNCRGLKKLSCGSCTFGAKGMNAVLDNCPALEELSVKRLRGIVEGAAAEPIGPGVSAAALKTICLKELYNGQCFGPLIIGAKNLKSLKLFRCSGDWDKLFPLIVDHVTGMVEIHMERIQVSDVGLVAISNCLNLEILHLVKTPECTNVGLAAVADKCKLLRKLHIDGCKANRIGDEGLNAVAKSCPNLQELVLIGVNPTKLSLEMLATNCQNLERLALCGSDTVGDAEISCIAVKCIALKKLCIKSCPVSDHGMEALASGCPNLVKVKVKKCRGVTSEGADWLRANRGSLAVNLDTGEHLDASASDGGAQDNGVEFPPVMSAQMGAPSIASSSTGRSTSFKLLGLLSGRSLVACTLRRLASSNGSSRS; this is encoded by the coding sequence ATGGGCCAATCAGCTTCGACGGCGAAACTCACGAGCCGTCGAGATTGCTACCATAGCCAACGGTCAAAGTCGAAATCAACGGCTCTGATCTGCCCGATGCAAGCTGAGGAAGCTGAAGATCTTGATCGAAGAAGCATAGATGGATTATCGGATTTCATCTCGGATCTACCCGACGAGTGCTTGGCTTGCATTTTTCAGTCTCTTAGTCCCGGTGACCGGAAACGATGCTCTCTCGTTTGCTGGAGGTGGTTAAGGATTGAAGGACAGAGCCGTCATCGGCTTTCCCTCAACGCCCAATCAGATCTGCACCCTCTGATTCCTTCCATATTCTCTCGCTTCGACGCTGTAACGAAACTGGCTTTGAAATGTGACCGGAGATCTGTTAGCATAGGCGACGACGCGCTTGTCCTAATCTCTGAGCGTTGCCGGAACTTGACTCGCCTTAAGCTCCGAACCTGCCGTAACTTGACCGATGCAGGCATGGCGGCCTTTGCTAAAAACTGCAGGGGCTTAAAGAAGCTCTCGTGTGGATCTTGCACTTTCGGAGCTAAAGGAATGAACGCCGTGCTCGACAACTGTCCAGCTCTCGAGGAACTCTCTGTGAAACGACTTCGCGGTATTGTGGAAGGAGCTGCAGCTGAGCCGATAGGGCCGGGGGTGTCGGCGGCGGCGTTGAAAACAATTTGCTTAAAAGAGCTTTATAATGGACAGTGCTTTGGTCCGCTAATTATTGGTGCAAAGAATCTGAAatctttaaaactttttaGATGCTCTGGTGATTGGGATAAGCTTTTCCCTCTCATAGTAGATCACGTCACAGGTATGGTAGAGATCCATATGGAGCGGATCCAAGTCAGCGATGTCGGTCTCGTGGCGATATCCAACTGTTTAAACTTAGAAATTCTTCACCTTGTTAAGACCCCCGAGTGTACCAACGTTGGACTCGCAGCTGTTGCGGataaatgtaaattgttaagaaaGCTTCACATTGATGGATGCAAAGCGAATCGAATAGGCGATGAAGGATTAAACGCTGTCGCCAAATCTTGCCCTAATTTACAAGAACTAGTTCTTATTGGTGTTAATCCGACAAAGCTGAGTTTGGAAATGTTAGCTACGAATTGTCAGAATTTGGAACGGTTAGCTTTATGCGGTAGTGATACAGTTGGTGATGCGGAGATTTCGTGTATTGCTGTGAAATGTATAGCTTTAAAGAAGCTTTGTATTAAGAGTTGCCCTGTTTCGGATCATGGAATGGAAGCGCTTGCTAGTGGTTGCCCTAATTTGGTTAAAGTGAAGGTGAAGAAATGTAGAGGAGTAACTTCGGAGGGGGCAGATTGGTTAAGAGCAAATAGAGGATCGCTGGCGGTTAATTTGGATACAGGGGAACATTTAGATGCAAGTGCCAGTGATGGTGGGGCACAAGATAATGGAGTTGAGTTTCCTCCTGTGATGTCTGCTCAAATGGGAGCCCCTAGTATTGCTTCTAGCAGCACGGGTCGATCAACATCGTTCAAGTTGTTAGGACTTTTGAGTGGGAGGAGTTTAGTGGCTTGCACTTTGAGGAGGTTGGCAAGCAGTAATGGCAGTTCTCGGAGTTAA